ATGGTACAAAGGTATACTGTTAATTGTGGATTCAATAATATTATCTGCTATAATTTATATGATTTATATCTTATTAAATTTTAACTATAAATTTTACCTAATAATATCTTAAAATTATTAAATAAAAATCAATGATATTGGCTAAAAAATTAGTTTATTAACACTTCCTAGCATTAATATTAATTTTTTGTTAAAATGATACAAATACACAAAGGAAAACCGTGACGGATATCAGTATTTCAGTACTATAATTGTGAAAAAAAGAATTATATTATTCTAAAATCTTGGGCTAGAAACAGAAAATTTCACATAAAAAAACCTCTGTATGTATTACAGAGGTTTTTTCATCTTTAAATAGATAGAAAACAATACCGTTTCAAAGGATGCACTTATTTCAGCATATCTTGAGGCCGCCACATTGTGGTGCTAATTCACTGTTTATGTCCAACAAGCCGTGGAAAGTGATATTTCGGGAAATGCCGTTTTCCCATGCGATTTGTTTTTGTTGGATTTTTGAAAAGCAATTCGGCTGCGACAACCAGCAGAACCAGCGCTAGTTCGCCGACAAGAAAGAGCACCGAAACTACCAGTACGATCAGTGCACCCAGTTTAAAAATTATTTCTTTCATTGAATAAAAGTAGCGCTTCGCAACATAAAACAATAGGTTATTTCGCCCATTATTTACTACTCCATTCCCTTATTACAAGTAATATAAACTATTACACCACTGTCCGATTTGTTTACTATAATGGTATAAACAAATAAAAAAAACCTCTGCATAAAACAGAGGTTTTGTACCCGGTACCAGAATCGAACTGGTACATCTTGCGATACTAGAGTTTGAGTCTAGCGCGTCTACCAATTCCGCCAACCGGGCTCCTTATTGGGTTTGCAAATATAGATTTTTTTTTATTTCTGCAAAAGTAATTTCTTGCGGAATTCCGTGCGCGTGTATTACATTTTAAAACTCCAGTTCCAAACCATCATAAGCCAGATGTACATTTTCAGGCAGTTCAGATTCAGTCTGTGCGTGGCGACCCAGATGATGAGAAATGTGCGTGAGATACATCTTTTTCGGCTGCAACTCCTTGTTAAGCTCAAGAATCTGCGGCAAAATAAAGTGGGCGGGATGCGGATGCTCTTTTCGGATACAGTTCAGGATCAGATAGTCAAGATTACGCAACTTTTCCTTCTCCGCGTCCGAAATAGCACTCGCGTCTGTTATGTAGGCGAGTTTATTGACTTTGAATCCATAAATAGGGATTAAATGATGCATCACCTCCACCGGCGTTATTTCTACGTCGAAAAGGGTGAAAGAACCATTGATTTCGTGTAACTGAAATGAAGGTGCCCCCGGATATTTTACATCTGCAAACGCGTACGAAAAACGTTGCTTTATTTCGTTACCTACCCTCGCAGAACAGTACAAAGGCATGTCATGTCTGTTTTTAAAGATCAGCGGCCGAAGGTCATCCAGACCAATCACGTGATCGTTGTGTTCATGGGTCAGCATTACGGCGTCAATATTGTCTTCCTGATTGTCAAGCATTTGAAATCTGAAGTCAGGGCCGCAGTCAATAAGTATTTTTTTGTTGGAATTTGTGCTCACGAGAGCCGAGGAGCGCATACGCCTGTCGCGGTGGTCGGTTGAAGAGCAAACTTCGCAATGGCAGCCTATTACGGGGATTCCCTGTGAGGTTCCGCTCCCTAAAAATTTCAACTTCATTTTTTTTGACGGTGCTATATATTATCAGTAAATTTACAAAAAATTAAGAATTGCACGTGATTAATCAGAAACTAACACCTAAGCAGAAAGCTTTAGCCATCAATTTAGACGCGAATATCTACGGAACTTTCGCTGAAATCGGTGCAGGTCAGGAAACTGTCCGTCACTTTTTCAGGGCAGGTGGCGCATCGCGTACAATTGCAAAGGCGATGTCGGCGTATGATAAGGATTTCAGTGATGCAATTTATGGTAAAGAGGCTAAAAACCGCTATGTTACCCAAAACCGTCTGCGCAAGATGCTGCGCTACGAGGTTTCGCTTATTGAAGAAAGACTTACGCGCGACAACAACCCTGGCAGAAAGTTCTTTTCCTATGCCAACACGGTTACCACCATCAACTTCAACAAAACCATGAAGGGCCATGGCTGGGTAGGCCTGCGCTTCCAGCTTGACGAAAAGGAAGATTACAACGAGATTGTTCTCCACGTAAAGTTTATGGAAAACGATGCTACCCTGCAGCAGGAAACTTTAGGCAGTCTTGGCGTAAACCTTATTTACGGCGCTTATAACCTTTCGGATAATCCCCGTCACCTCATCGAATCCCTGTACGACGACATATCCACAGATAATGTGGAAATAGATATGATTGATTTCAGCGGACCCGCATTTGCATATGTCGACAACCGTTTAATGAGCCTCCAGCTTGTGAAAAACGGCATGACAGACGCTGTGATTTTCAATCCTGAGGGTAATAATATGCTGCCCGCTGATGTACTTTATAAGAAAAACATTTTCGCTGTACGTGGCAGTTTCCGGCCGGTTACGCTGGTGAATATCGATATGTTCGAACGTGGCCTTGAGATGTTTACTAAGGACACCTGCTGCAGCTTCGAAGATACCGTCGTTCTTTTTGAAATTACCATTTCGAATCTTCGCGCCGCCGGCGATATTGACGAACGGGATTTCCTCGATCGCGTGGACGTTCTGGCTAAACTCGGCTATACTGTAATCATTTCGAATTTTTCTGAATATTACCGTCTCATCGATTATTTCGCGAACTACACCAACGGCAAAATTGGTGTGGCAATGGGCGTAAATAACCTGTTGGATGTATTTGATGAGAACTATTACAAAAATCTTTCAGGCGGAATCCTCGAAGCGTTCGGGAAATTCTTCCGACAGGACATGACGGTCTATCTGTACCCGTACAAAGACCCTGAAACCCACGATTTACTTACTTCGAACAACCTTAAAGTAGGCGATAACCTCAAAGAACTTTACAAATACTTCAAGTTGAACCGCAGAATTGTAGACATCAAAGATTATAACCCTAACCACTCCGAAATTTACTCCCGCGATATCCTTCATAAGATAGCGAATCACGAGTCGGGATGGCAGAAACAGGTGCCGGATGGCGTAGCCGAAATGATTATTGAACGCGGAATGTTTGGCTACAAAGAAGAACTGAAACTGAAAGAATTCTCCTAAAAAAAACAATTATGTCTGAAATAAAAAAGCGTCTTTCCATCATCCTGGAAAGCCCCAATCATGATTTAAATGACAAACTGCAAAAAGTATGTCACCTTCTCGACCAGGAGATTCCTTATTTTAACTGGACGGGTTTTTACTTTAAAAACGGCGACAAAGACGAACTTATTTTAGGGCCTTATGTAGGCGCAGAAACGGATCACACGATTATACCGTTCGGAAAAGGCATTTGCGGACAGGTAGCCGTGTCTAATGAAACTTTTGTTGTGCCCGATGTGCATGATCAGGACAATTACCTGAGCTGCTCTATCGATACAAAAGCTGAAATCGTAGTTCCTATAATTAAAAATGGCGAGAATGTCGGTCAGATCGATATCGATTCACACACATTGAATCCGTTTACCGCTGAAGACCGGGAGATGCTTGAATGGCTTTGCGACGAAATCGCGAAGATTTACTGAATAAACTAAAAAGTGCGGATCGTAAGACCGCACTTTTTTTTTGAACTATCCTGCCAGAGCAGCGATACCCTTTTCATCTAACCGGAACACCGACCAATCCTCCATCGGTTTGGCACCAAATGATTTGTAAAATTCAAGTGCGGGTGTATTCCAGTCTAAAACCGACCATTCGAAACGGCCGCAATTTTCTTCTTTTGCAATTTTAGCTAATTCAACCAACAGCGATTTTCCGTAGCCTTTTCCGCGGTATTCGGGTTCTACAAATAAGTCTTCGAGATAAATCCCCGGCTTACCTACAAAAGTCGAAAAATTATAGAAGTATAGCGCAAATCCAGCGGGCTTTCCGTCGTCCTCCGCCATCAGGACTTTGGCGAAATTTTTATTGAAAATATTATCCTCGAGTTCTTCCACGGAAGTTACTACGTCGTTTGCGAGTTTTTCGTACACTGCGAGTTTTTTAATCAGATCAAAAATCACTGGGGTGTCACTTGGATTGGCTTTCCGAATTTTAAGCATTTTGAGATATTTTAAAGCAGCAAAAATAGCGTTTTTATACAAGTGAGCATTATTTGTACAGGTCGCAAGCCCCGATTGAAACGGCATCCTTTTCTGAGGAGGAACGACGAGGAAAAGATAGAGTGGAAAGCGGGATTAAGCTACAAAAAAAACCTCCGGAGAAATTCCGAAGGTCTATTACTTATTACCAATTACTTTGATATTAAATCTCTGTATTTAGATCCCAGTTCTGCAGATAATCGTGAACGTGCTTGAGGAACATGCCGCCCAGAGAGCCGTCTACCACGCGGTGATCGTAAGAATGTGACATGAACATCAGGCTCCGGATGGCTATCACGTCACCGTCTTTAGTTTCGAGCACTGCAGGTTTTTTCACAATTGCGCCCACGGCCATAATTGCGACCTGCGGCTGAGGAATAATAGGCGTTCCCATAAGGTTTCCGAATCCGCCAACGTTGGAAATGGTATACGTTGCGCCCTGCGTGTCTTCAGGTCTGAGTTTTTTATTTCTGGCGCGGTGCGCAAGATCGTTAATTGCTTTCGCAAGGCCTGAAAGTGACAGTTGATCAGCGTTTTTAATCACCGGAACAATTAAATTACCGTCCGGAAGCGCTGTGGCCATCCCGATATTGATGTTTTTCTTTTTAATGATTTTATCGCCATCCACCGACACGTTAATCATCGGGAAATCTTGAATTGCTTTCACAATGGCTTTCACGAAAATCGGCATGTAGGTGAGTTTTTCGCCCTCTCTTTTCTCGAAAATATCTTTATGTTTCGTACGCCATTTCACCACGTTGGTTACGTCGGTTTCAATGAATGACGTGACGTGCGGAGAGATTCTTTTTGAATTTACCATTGCATCAGCAATGATCTTACGAACGCGGTCCATCTGAATTACTTCATCGCCCTCTCCTACTTTCACAGGTGCGAAAACAGGTGCGGCAGCCTGCACTGGAGCAGCCACCGTTTGTGGTGCAGCAACCGCAGGAGCGGGTTGAGAAGTACGGTTTTCGATAAAGGCCAGGATATTTTCCTTGGTGATCCGGCCATCCATGCCGGTTCCTTTGATTGATTTCAATTCATTTTCTGAAATATTTTCCTGCTGCGCGATATTTTTGACCAGTGGTGAAAGGTAAAGATCACCCGTGAAGGCCTGTGGTGTGGCTCTTTCTAAAGTTTTATCGAGTTCCTGAATTTCCTGCTCGGACAGTTGAGGGATGTCGGTCTGCACCTCATCAGCGTGTTTCGGCTCCTGCGGTTGGTCTGCTACAGCGCCACCTTCGCCAGCAATTTCGAGGATCGCAATTACCTCGCCGATTTTAGCTACTTCATCCTTCTGTTTCAGGATTTTCACAATCTTCCCGGAAACAGGTGTTGGAACATCAGAATCTACTTTGTCTGTTGCGATTTCTACGACGGAATCATCTTCCTTCACCATGTCGCCTTCAGCGAACAGCCAGCTGATAATCGTAGCTTCCATCACGCCCTCTCCCATTGAAGGAAGTATTAATTTATATTCTGCCATATTGATAATTCGGTTTTTACAAAGATAAAATTTTTTGCGGATTAGCGAAATCTTAAATAATGTGCCGGTTTTCTAACATTTTTGCAAAAGCGCTCACGCCTTTAGTTTACGTGTAAACTTTAGTTTATTTTTGCGCAACAAAAGCTCTTATTATGAACCGTCTGTATATCGTCGCACTTTTTCACTTTAAAGAAAATTACCTTGATGAGGCCCTGCAACTGCTGGAGAAACTGGTTGCCGGAACCCGTAAAGAAGAAGGCTGCCTGCAATATGATTTGGTGGAAGATGTCGACAACAAAGGTATTTTCTTCCTCATGGAATTGTGGGAAACTGCGGAGCTTCACCGCCAGCACAGCGCATCGGAACATTTATCTGAATTCCGTAAAAATGCAGCACCCTTATTTGAAAGCAGCACCGAGGTTTACCGCGGCTCCAAAGTTTTCTGAACGATTTCAGCCTCAAAAACGTCGCAAAAATGATTTTTGATCTTCGTTTTTAATTCTGAAATGTCATCTGCAGAAAATTCACGTTCAAGTTCACTTTTAAGGGACGTAACGGCTTTATCTTTAATTCCGCACGGGATGATGTACTCAAAATAACGCAGATCTGTATTTACATTCAGGCCGAAACCGTGCATCGTGACCCATTTAGAAGTTTTAACGCCCATCGCACAGATTTTACGTGCATACGGTTTGCCTACGTCCAGCCAAACGCCGGTTTCGCCTTCACTGCGCATTCCGGTTAGGCCGTATTCAGCAATTACACGGATGATCACCTCCTCTAGGTTCCGCATGTAGAGAAATATATCAGACGCGAAATTGTCAAGATCCAGAACCGGATAGCCAATCAACTGCCCGAAACCGTGATAGGTAATATCCCCGCCGCGATTGGTCTGCACAAAAGTGGCACCTATTTCTTTTAATTTTTGAGAGTCTGCGAGCATATTGGCGCCATCGCCGGATTTCCCGATCGTGTACACGTGCGGATGCTCTACAAACAGCAAATAATTAGGCGTCTTTTCGCGCTCTTCATCAGTTTTTACGCGGTTTGCGAGCTTCATGGCGATAATCTGCTGCATCAGTTGGTCCTGATAGCTGTGCGCGTCTTCGTAATTCATTAACCCCAAATCCTCCAAAAGTAAAGTTCTGTTCTGTTTAGCTGACATATTCTTATAAATACCTGATTAACCGTTTGGCCTCATCGCTGAAAATTATAGATGAACCTTGATTTTCGCCCAAAAATAACGAATTAATTAATGACCTTCTGAATAAAATTCCGCGATGCTGTACGCCAGTCTTCATCGGAAAGCAGGATATTTACAAATGCCGTCCCGATGATTCCGCCTGCGGCTTTTGCCGTCACTTTGCTGAAATCTGCCTTATTCTTAATCCCGAAACCAATCATCACCGGATTTTTTAAATTCAACTCAGCAAGCCGCGTTAAGTACCCTTCATTATTAACATCTTTCGTTGCATTGCCCGTTGTTGAAGAACTTGAAACCGCGTAAAGAAAGCCGGAACTTAATGAATCTAGATAAAGTATGCGTTCATCTGAAGTTTCGGGTGTCACGAGAAATGTAAAAGTAAGATTGTATTTTTTGAGCACAGCGCGACAGTTTTTTTCAAATTCGATAGGAGGTACATCGGGAATAATCAATCCCGATACACCCGAATCAGCACATTCGCTACAGAAGTTCTCAAAGCCGAAAGTCAGGACCGGATTAATGTAACCCATTAAAATTACCGGGATTTTAATTTCATCTTTTACCTTTTTCAGTTGTTCAAATAGCTTAGCGACCGTCATTCCGTTTTTCAGAGCGCGCTCATGTGCGTGTTGAATCACGGGGCCGTCTGCCACAGGGTCGGAATACGGCATCCCGATTTCCACCAATTCTGCACCGGCATCCTGAATCAGTTTTAAAACTTCGCCGGTGCTCTCAAGCTCGGGGACACCAGCCGTAAAATAAATACTCAGCTTTTTTTCTTTCGGAATGTTGGACGCTGCAAATTGCATTTTATCTGTGTTAATCATAATTTTCTATTTACAAAAATGTTATTGTTAAAAAGTCGTTGCCCGCGCCCCGGCCTGAGTGGAGCTCTCCGCCGCGGAGGAAGCGGGAACGGAGGACGGAAAAAGGCGCCCAAAAATAAATGCTATAAATGTTTTAGATAAGTCTCCATGTCTTTGTCGCCCCGACCACTCAGGCAGATCACCACCACATCATCTTCGGCGAACGTTTTCTTTTTTAAGAGCGCCAATGCATGTGCACTTTCGAGCGCCGGAATAATTCCCTCAAGTTTTGTGAGCTCCATTGCGGCTTCAAGTGCCTCTTCGTCCGTGACGGAAACAAATTCAGCGCGTTTTTCCTTAAACAGATTCGCGTGGAAAGGCCCAATTCCGGGATAATCAAGTCCTGCAGAAATCGAGTGCGGCTCAATTACCTGCCCGTCGGCGGTTTGCATCACCAAACTTTTGCTGCCATGCAAAACGCCCAATGTACCGAGAAAAGTAGTGGCGGCAGATTTACCTGAAGCCACTCCGAAACCACCGGCTTCTGCCGCAATTATTTTCACGTCCGGCTCGTCCACAAAATGGTAAAAAGCACCTGCGGCATTGCTTCCGCCACCTACGCACGCCATTACATAATCTGGATTTTGGCGGCCAATCTTTTCGTTTAGTTGCCATTTTATCTCTTCCGAAATCACACTCTGGAAACGCGCAACCAAATCGGGAAAAGGATGCGGACCTACCACGCTTCCAATGATATAATGCGTAGTTGTTGGATTATTAATCCAGTCGCGTAACGCTTCATTCACGGCGTCTTTCAGCGTTTTGGAGCCCGAAACTGCCGGAATTATTGTTGCGCCGAGCATTTTCATTCTGGCGACGTTGGGAGCCTGGCGTGCAATATCAACTTCGCCCATGTACACAATGCATTCAAGACCCAACAGCGCACATGCGGTAGCGGTTGCCACTCCGTGCTGGCCCGCGCCTGTTTCTGCAATGATACGTCGCTTCCCGAGTTTTTTAGCCACCAAAGCCTGTCCGAGCGCATTGTTGATCTTGTGCGCACCGGTGTGATTCAGATCTTCACGTTTGAGATAGATCTGCGTGTAATATTTTTGGCTTAAGTTTTTGGCCAAATAGAGCGGTGTTGCTCGCCCTACATAGTTTTTCAGCAGGTCCTGAAACTCTTCCTGAAATTCTGCAGATTCAATAATCTCTATATATTTTTCCTTAAGTTCTGCCACGTTAGGATACAACATTTCAGGAATGAAAGCGCCGCCGAATTCGCCGTAATATCCGTGTACATCCGGGTTTTTATAATTTTCCATAGAATTGTTTTATTTTTTGAAGGTCTTTTACGCCGGGTTCTGTTTCAAACTTAGAATTGATGTCGAGCGCAAACGGACTTTGTATTATGTTATGAATGTCTTTGAAGTTTTCGGGTGAAATTCCGCCGCTTAGCAAATAGGGCTTTTGAATTTCCAGTTCATTCAGCAATTGCCAACCGAATGATTTGCCGGTGCCGCCGAATGATGCTGAATCGGTGTCGAAAAGGAAAAAATCTGCCAACGAATTTTGTGTGGTGAATTTTAATTTTTCGACGTCCGTTCCTATTCTGAAAACTTTTATAATTTTTATTTCTTTATCAACAAGCTTATCCCGCAACTCATCAATGAAGTTTTCGTCTTCGTCGCCATGAAGCTGGATGTAGTTCAGCGTGGCCTTTTCAGCAATTGCTGCAATATTTTGAGCGGTCTCGTTCACAAAAACTCCGACTTTCCCCGAATGATCAAGTTCCGAAATCTGTTTCAGGTTTAAATGATTAAGAACATATCTCGGAGATTTCGCGTAGAAAATAAAGCCCAGAAAATCTACATCCAAAGAAATTAACTCCTGAACCTGATTGGGTTGGGTAAGACCACAGACTTTAAGTTTCATTTTGCTCAGTTATTTGGATGAATTTTGGCGATAAATTCTTGAAAAGCAGCACCTGGATTTTCATTTTTCATGAAATATTCGCCCATTAAAAAACCGTCAAAGCCTTTTTGCTTTAAAAATTCGAAATCTTCCGGTCCTGAAATTCCGCTTTCCGCAACCGCTAAACTTCCTTTGGGCAAAAGATTCCTGAGGTTCACAGAATGTTGTAGATCAACCTTAAAATCTTTCAGATTCCGGTTGTTAATTCCGACTAAGTCGATGTTATTGTTAAAATGGCTGAGTTCGTCTTCGATATGAATTTCAAGCAAAACCTCTAACCCGAGTTGATGAGAAAGCGCCGTAAATTCCTCAACCTGCTGAACAGAAAGGCACGCGGCGATCAGCAAGATAACGTCTGCACCCATCGATTTGGCTTCGTAAAACTGATACTCGTCGATCATAAAATCTTTGCGCAGGATCGGGATATTGATCTGTTCGCGGATGTTTATGATATCACGCATTTCACCGCCAAAAAAATCTCTATCTGTTAAAACCGAAATTCCACTTGCCCCAAATTTCTCATAAGAATGCGCCACCTGTGCAATGTCCGCTTTATTATTGATGATTCCTTTGCTCGGCGACTGTCTTTTAAATTCAGTAATGATTCCGGATTTCGCAGTGAGTGTTTCCTTTAATGAGAGCGTTTTGCGGCTGAAAAATGCAGCATCTTTAAGTTCCGAAACAGAAACGGATGCCATGGCGGCTGCAATTTCCTCTTTTTTTCTTTTTATTATTTGATCTAAAATGGTCATGTTCAGTTCTGGTTTATGTTTGGTTGATGCGTTGCGACCCGGCTTGAACGGAGCTCTCCGCCGCGGCGGAAGCGGGAGTGGAAGACGGAAATTGTCGCCATAAAAATCTTAATCTATAATATTATTGAGACAACGGAGCGCGTGCCCGTTTTCCAAACTGTTTTTTGCAAGGGTAAGGCAGTTTTCGTAACCTCCAAATTTCCCGGTGTTTTTGAGCGCCATCGCGGCATTTGCGAGTACCACCGAATTCTGCTCATAAGATCCTTTTCCTTCCAGAATTGTTTTGAAAATCACGGCGGCTTCCTGCTTCGAGTTTCCCCCAAAAATCGCTTCGGGACTAATGTTTCGGAAGCCTAATTCTTCAGCAGAATAGATAAATTCACCTTCGGGCTCGAAAATCTTGGTGTCGGAAGTGAGTGAAATCTCGTCGTAGCCGTCCAGCGCGTGCACAAGCAGAAAATTTTCGTGTTTTTTCTGCAGTAGATATTGATAGATCCGTGCGATCTCCAGACTATACACGCCGATCATCGGGAATTTAGGTTTCGCAGGATTTACGAGCGGGCCCAGGATATTGAAAAACGTCCGTAAGCCGAGCCCTTTCCGCAAAGGTGCAACCGCCCGTAAAGCCGGATGAAAAAGAGGCGCGTGCAGAAAACAGATATTGCCTTTCGCCAAATCTTTCTGCAGATCTTCGGAATTTGTTTTGAACTGATAGCCAAGTTCTTCAAGCACGTTCGACGAACCAGAAACTGACGTAACGCCGTAGTTGCCGTGTTTGGCGACTTTCTGCCCCGCTCCTGCCACCACAAATGATGCGAGCGTAGAAATATTGAAAGTATCTTTTCCGTCGCCGCCTGTACCCACGATATCGACTAAATCATCAGTTCCGAGGTCTACAGGAACCGCAAGCCGCAGCAGCGCCTCCTGAAATCCCTCCATTTCCTCGAGCGTGATCGCGCGCATCAGGAAAACCGTGACGAACGATGTTACTTCGTTTTCATTGAATTTGTTCTGCGCAATTTCGGTAAGAATAGCTTTCGCTTCGGCTTTGGAGAGCGTATTATGGTTGAATAAATATTGTAAAATCTGTTTCATCTTAATTCTTTAGAAAATTTTCGAGAATCTTTCTTCCATCGGGCGTTAAAATGCTCTCGGGGTGATACTGCACCGCGTGTACATTGTAGGTTTTGTGTTTCAGACTCATAATCATCCCACTTTGATCAACACTTGTAATTTCGAGTTCTTCGGGAAAGTCCGTCGGATTGACCGCCCACGAATGGTAACGCCCAACTTCCAGTGTTTCAGGCAAATCATTTAAAATCCTGTGTGGCCGGATCTGTTTGGATTCCGTCGCAACACCGTGAAAAATCTCCGAAAGATTAATTAAACTGCCGCCAAATGCCTCCGCAATCGCCTGCTGGCCAAGGCAAACCCCAAGAATAGACTTTGTAGGCGCATATTTCTTAATTACATCGAGTAAAATGCCGGCTTCTTCAGGAATTCCGGGTCCGGGCGAAAGGATAATTTTGTCGTAGGCCTCAATGTTTTCAATTGGTATCCCGTCATTCCGGAAAACATCCACTTTGCCACCCGTGATCTGCTCTATCATCTGAACCAGATTGTAGGTGAAGCTGTCGTAATTATCGAATACTAATATTTTCATTTTCTTGATCTTGTGTTAAATAATTTTTTCTGCTTTCACAATTGCTTTTTTCAATGCGCCAAGCTTGTTGTTCACTTCCTGAAGCTCGTTTTCTGCGATAGATCTGGCTACAATTCCAGCTCCGGCCTGGTAAAACAAAGTATTGTTCCTGCTTAGAAATGTGCGGATCATAATGGCCTGGTTACAGCTTCCGTCGAAACCGACAAAGCCGATCGAACCGCCATAGAAACTCCGCGAAGTCTTTTCATATCCGTCGATGAGCTGCATCGCGCGGTATTTTGGCGCGCCGCTTAATGTACCTTGCGGGAATGTCGTGGCAATCATTTCATAAGGGTTCTGATTTTTGTCAAGGTCGGCAGTAACCTCAGAAACCATATGGATAACGTGCGAAAAAAACTGGATTTCCTTGAGTTTGGAAACTTGGGTGTTTTTTCCTAAAATGCTCAGATCATTTCTGGCAAGGTCCACAAGCATCGTATGTTCAGCATTTTCTTTTGCATCTTTTTTGAGTTCTTCCGCAGCCTTTAAATCTTCTTCTATGTTTCCGGTCCGTTTGAAAGTTCCCGCGATGGGATGAATGACGGCTTGATTGTTTTTGATGATCAGTTGGCTTTCCGGGCTGGAGCCCATCAGTTTATAGTCGCCGTAATCAAAGAAAAAAAGATAAGGTGACGGATTTATATTGCGCAACGCGCGATATACATTGAATTCGTCGCCCCGAAATTTTTGGTGAAACCTGCGGCTCAGTACAAGCTGAAAAACGTCTCCGCGAAAACAATGTTTCTTGGCAGTTTCCACTGAATTTCTGTATTCTTCATCGGTTAAATTAGATTCTTCCTCTCCTATTTTCGCAAAAGGAAACACCGGAGCATTTTTTTGCTGGATTAAATTTTCAATAACTGACATTTCGGATTTTAAACCTTCAATTTTATTTTCGATCAGAAACATTTCATCATTGTGATGATTGATCGCAATAACGTACTGATACAGGCGATACCGCATCAGGGGAATATTGTTTTCCGGCGAAAGCTCCTTAAATTTTATATGCTCGAAAAACGGAACTGCATCGTACGAAGTGTAACCAAAAAATCCCTGCGCAACCTTTCCGATAGTCATTGGTGGCACTTCACACTCAAACACTTTTGAAAAATCCTGCAGTAAATCCGTAAGTTTTTCATTTTCAATATTGATGCTTTCGGCGCTTTCAAGCGGAAACTTAATCTGAGCTTCGGTGTAGTTCCGGATCTCAATTCCGGCAACCGCATTCACCGCGATAAACGAAAAATTATTATCGGTATTTTGGTTTCCGGCGCTTTCGAGGAGGATGGTATCCCGAAACTGATCACGAAGCCTGAGGTAAATTCCGATCGGCGTAAAGAGGTCGCTTAGCGTAGATTTTACGGTAGTTTTAAGTTTTATTACTTTATTGAATTTCATAAATCCGGCGTTTTTAAATAAAAAAAAGACTTTAACATTACGTCAAAGTCTTTTTTATTTTTGATAAAATATAATTTTTACACAAAAGAGCGATGCTCAAGACTTTGAAAGTTTTGAGGCCACCACCAGTTTGTATTTTGGGTCGTTTTCATTGGTACAAATGTAGAAATGTTTTTTGAACTTTAAACAAAAAGTGAAAAAACTTTGTGTCATCCCTAAAAATGCATCGCGGATTTTAGTTATACCTCTCTGAATATCAACATTTTTTAAGCAAGATCAGCCGCTTTAAAACAATCCGAATTGACGGATAAGTGCGATGCTAAATTTCTTCAATACAGAAAAATTGCGAATCAACTAATATAAAAGGATGTTAATTTTAAAGTAAAACCAAT
This window of the Flavobacteriaceae bacterium 3519-10 genome carries:
- a CDS encoding Tryptophan synthase alpha chain, with translation MINTDKMQFAASNIPKEKKLSIYFTAGVPELESTGEVLKLIQDAGAELVEIGMPYSDPVADGPVIQHAHERALKNGMTVAKLFEQLKKVKDEIKIPVILMGYINPVLTFGFENFCSECADSGVSGLIIPDVPPIEFEKNCRAVLKKYNLTFTFLVTPETSDERILYLDSLSSGFLYAVSSSSTTGNATKDVNNEGYLTRLAELNLKNPVMIGFGIKNKADFSKVTAKAAGGIIGTAFVNILLSDEDWRTASRNFIQKVIN
- a CDS encoding Tryptophan synthase beta chain yields the protein MENYKNPDVHGYYGEFGGAFIPEMLYPNVAELKEKYIEIIESAEFQEEFQDLLKNYVGRATPLYLAKNLSQKYYTQIYLKREDLNHTGAHKINNALGQALVAKKLGKRRIIAETGAGQHGVATATACALLGLECIVYMGEVDIARQAPNVARMKMLGATIIPAVSGSKTLKDAVNEALRDWINNPTTTHYIIGSVVGPHPFPDLVARFQSVISEEIKWQLNEKIGRQNPDYVMACVGGGSNAAGAFYHFVDEPDVKIIAAEAGGFGVASGKSAATTFLGTLGVLHGSKSLVMQTADGQVIEPHSISAGLDYPGIGPFHANLFKEKRAEFVSVTDEEALEAAMELTKLEGIIPALESAHALALLKKKTFAEDDVVVICLSGRGDKDMETYLKHL
- a CDS encoding Phosphoribosylanthranilate isomerase, which encodes MKLKVCGLTQPNQVQELISLDVDFLGFIFYAKSPRYVLNHLNLKQISELDHSGKVGVFVNETAQNIAAIAEKATLNYIQLHGDEDENFIDELRDKLVDKEIKIIKVFRIGTDVEKLKFTTQNSLADFFLFDTDSASFGGTGKSFGWQLLNELEIQKPYLLSGGISPENFKDIHNIIQSPFALDINSKFETEPGVKDLQKIKQFYGKL
- a CDS encoding Indole-3-glycerol phosphate synthase, which codes for MTILDQIIKRKKEEIAAAMASVSVSELKDAAFFSRKTLSLKETLTAKSGIITEFKRQSPSKGIINNKADIAQVAHSYEKFGASGISVLTDRDFFGGEMRDIINIREQINIPILRKDFMIDEYQFYEAKSMGADVILLIAACLSVQQVEEFTALSHQLGLEVLLEIHIEDELSHFNNNIDLVGINNRNLKDFKVDLQHSVNLRNLLPKGSLAVAESGISGPEDFEFLKQKGFDGFLMGEYFMKNENPGAAFQEFIAKIHPNN
- a CDS encoding Anthranilate phosphoribosyltransferase — protein: MKQILQYLFNHNTLSKAEAKAILTEIAQNKFNENEVTSFVTVFLMRAITLEEMEGFQEALLRLAVPVDLGTDDLVDIVGTGGDGKDTFNISTLASFVVAGAGQKVAKHGNYGVTSVSGSSNVLEELGYQFKTNSEDLQKDLAKGNICFLHAPLFHPALRAVAPLRKGLGLRTFFNILGPLVNPAKPKFPMIGVYSLEIARIYQYLLQKKHENFLLVHALDGYDEISLTSDTKIFEPEGEFIYSAEELGFRNISPEAIFGGNSKQEAAVIFKTILEGKGSYEQNSVVLANAAMALKNTGKFGGYENCLTLAKNSLENGHALRCLNNIID
- a CDS encoding Anthranilate synthase, amidotransferase component, translated to MKILVFDNYDSFTYNLVQMIEQITGGKVDVFRNDGIPIENIEAYDKIILSPGPGIPEEAGILLDVIKKYAPTKSILGVCLGQQAIAEAFGGSLINLSEIFHGVATESKQIRPHRILNDLPETLEVGRYHSWAVNPTDFPEELEITSVDQSGMIMSLKHKTYNVHAVQYHPESILTPDGRKILENFLKN